A single window of Magnetococcus marinus MC-1 DNA harbors:
- a CDS encoding cytochrome b/b6 domain-containing protein, which produces MERYMVYSIFERLWHWTQAGLVISLLITGFEVHGTYTNLGYEAATHLHGNLAWALIGLWILAIFWHFTTGAWKHYIPTTKNLLDVMIYYGGGIFEGKEHPYKKKIHAKHNPLQRLAYLGLKLGISPVIWISGLLYMFYNDWQQFGLDGMLTLEYVAMAHTAAAFAMLVFLIGHVYMAFTCRPVYAHLKAMITGYDDH; this is translated from the coding sequence ATGGAACGCTACATGGTATACAGCATTTTTGAGCGTCTTTGGCATTGGACCCAGGCCGGTTTGGTGATCTCGCTGCTCATTACGGGTTTTGAGGTCCATGGCACCTATACGAATCTGGGTTACGAAGCGGCCACCCATCTGCATGGTAATCTCGCTTGGGCGCTGATTGGGTTATGGATTCTTGCCATTTTTTGGCATTTTACCACCGGCGCTTGGAAGCACTACATCCCCACCACCAAAAATTTGTTGGATGTCATGATCTATTATGGTGGCGGCATCTTTGAGGGGAAAGAGCACCCGTATAAGAAAAAAATTCACGCCAAGCACAACCCGTTGCAACGGCTGGCTTACCTGGGGCTCAAACTGGGGATTTCGCCGGTAATCTGGATCTCTGGCTTGCTCTATATGTTCTATAATGATTGGCAACAGTTTGGGCTGGATGGCATGTTGACCTTAGAATATGTGGCTATGGCTCACACCGCCGCCGCGTTTGCGATGTTGGTGTTTCTTATTGGGCATGTTTATATGGCCTTTACCTGCCGTCCGGTATACGCCCACCTGAAGGCGATGATTACCGGTTATGACGACCACTAG
- a CDS encoding M48 family metallopeptidase, producing MITLTAWGGFILLALLLAHGVGAWFAYLNHQRWSMPLPTALADFREASQQQLAQRYHAERYRLESLVGGLELAALLLFWLLGGFVWLERWSNSFGLGPLGTGLIFIGTLLATTALLGLPGTLYSTFSIENRYGFNRTTLATFLKDRLKGLLLTLLLGGPLLAALLLFFQWAGDWGWLYAWGMLTVVSLFIQYVAASWIMPLFNRFDPLPEGALKERLQRLAQRADFPLEGLYQMDGSRRSSKGNAFFSGFGKRRRIALFDTLIEKHSEAELEAVLAHEIGHYKLNHVFKRTAMGIVHSGLLLFLMGLAMQQPALFQAFGLNQPTVHGGLVFFTLLYSPVEMALGVVFNRISCRHEYEADHYAAQLTDGAQLGQALKRLHNDNLTHLNPHPGYVLLHYSHPPLIERLRALG from the coding sequence ATGATTACACTAACCGCCTGGGGCGGCTTTATTTTGCTGGCGCTATTGCTGGCCCATGGCGTGGGGGCGTGGTTTGCCTATCTGAACCATCAGCGTTGGTCGATGCCGCTGCCCACCGCTTTGGCTGATTTTCGCGAGGCCAGTCAACAGCAGTTGGCTCAGCGGTATCATGCTGAGCGTTATCGTTTAGAGAGCCTTGTGGGGGGGCTAGAACTGGCGGCTTTGCTGCTGTTTTGGCTGTTGGGGGGCTTTGTCTGGTTAGAACGTTGGAGCAACAGTTTTGGATTGGGCCCACTGGGTACCGGTCTAATCTTCATTGGAACCCTGTTGGCGACCACCGCCCTGTTGGGGCTGCCGGGTACACTGTACAGCACCTTCTCGATTGAAAATCGTTATGGTTTTAACCGTACCACGCTGGCAACCTTTCTGAAGGATCGGTTAAAAGGCTTGCTGTTAACACTGTTGCTGGGTGGGCCATTGTTGGCGGCGCTGCTGCTGTTTTTTCAATGGGCCGGGGATTGGGGTTGGCTCTATGCGTGGGGTATGCTCACGGTGGTCTCTCTGTTTATCCAGTATGTGGCGGCTAGCTGGATTATGCCTCTGTTTAATCGGTTTGACCCTTTGCCCGAGGGGGCTTTGAAAGAGCGTTTACAACGGTTGGCGCAACGGGCGGATTTTCCCCTAGAGGGTCTTTATCAAATGGATGGCTCGCGGCGTTCATCCAAGGGTAACGCTTTTTTTAGTGGTTTTGGCAAACGGCGGCGCATCGCCCTGTTTGATACCCTTATTGAAAAACATAGCGAGGCCGAATTAGAGGCGGTATTGGCCCATGAGATCGGCCATTATAAGCTTAACCATGTGTTTAAGCGTACCGCCATGGGCATTGTGCATAGTGGTTTGTTGCTGTTTTTAATGGGGCTGGCTATGCAGCAGCCCGCACTGTTTCAGGCCTTTGGTTTAAACCAGCCAACGGTGCATGGGGGGTTGGTCTTTTTTACCCTGCTCTATAGTCCAGTAGAGATGGCGTTGGGGGTGGTATTTAACCGGATCTCCTGCCGTCACGAGTATGAAGCGGACCACTACGCCGCTCAATTGACCGATGGGGCGCAGTTGGGGCAGGCGCTTAAACGGCTGCATAATGATAATTTAACCCATCTGAACCCCCATCCCGGCTACGTTTTGTTGCACTATTCGCACCCACCCCTCATAGAACGATTGCGCGCACTCGGTTGA
- a CDS encoding 4Fe-4S dicluster domain-containing protein, with the protein METFLLERQDLPAFLNACEAHRRVHIPVEMETHHFIFKPLAEAGAASVALHYLRTALPPKKYFFPPEEVLYRFDAEGYTPQQPDLPPMILFGLHPCDLHGVDVVDHFFARDYPDRTYQNRRSQAWLIGLGCMPDAHCFCQSQGTEHVDGLYDMFLWDLGPRFYVMVRTEAGHDMLHMARALFKPVTDSDRQSYLALLKKRQSAFQLSMPVADLPQVLEVKQDCAVWGEIAQTCFTCGACSMVCPTCTCYDMLDRLELNGECGTRCRTWSSCLFRDFDRGAGDHHFRRDRGDRVKNRYYHKEHGYVNGFGKPSCVGCGRCITSCPAGIDVVSVFTKVRRACGHGGEETRS; encoded by the coding sequence ATGGAAACCTTTTTACTTGAGCGGCAGGATCTACCCGCGTTTCTCAATGCTTGTGAAGCGCACCGGCGGGTGCATATTCCGGTAGAGATGGAGACGCATCATTTTATCTTTAAGCCGTTAGCCGAGGCTGGCGCGGCCTCTGTAGCACTGCACTACTTGCGCACGGCATTGCCGCCCAAAAAATATTTTTTCCCACCTGAAGAGGTGCTCTACCGCTTTGATGCGGAGGGTTATACCCCCCAGCAGCCCGATTTGCCCCCCATGATCCTGTTTGGTCTACACCCGTGTGATCTGCACGGTGTGGATGTGGTCGATCATTTTTTTGCCCGGGACTATCCTGACCGTACCTATCAAAATCGGCGTTCACAAGCTTGGTTGATTGGGCTGGGTTGCATGCCCGATGCCCACTGTTTTTGTCAATCCCAGGGTACGGAGCATGTGGATGGTCTGTATGACATGTTTTTGTGGGATTTGGGGCCACGCTTCTATGTGATGGTCCGTACCGAGGCGGGGCACGATATGCTGCACATGGCAAGGGCGCTGTTTAAACCGGTCACGGATAGCGACCGACAGAGCTATCTGGCACTGCTGAAAAAACGCCAGAGCGCCTTTCAACTGAGTATGCCGGTGGCCGATCTACCCCAAGTGCTGGAGGTCAAACAGGATTGTGCCGTATGGGGGGAGATTGCACAGACCTGTTTTACCTGCGGGGCCTGTTCCATGGTTTGCCCCACCTGCACCTGCTACGACATGCTGGATCGGCTGGAGCTAAATGGCGAGTGTGGGACGCGGTGTCGCACATGGTCCTCTTGTCTGTTCCGTGATTTTGACCGGGGTGCGGGCGATCACCATTTTCGCCGTGACCGTGGTGATCGGGTAAAAAACCGTTACTACCACAAAGAGCACGGCTATGTGAATGGCTTTGGCAAACCCAGTTGTGTGGGGTGTGGGCGCTGTATAACCAGTTGTCCTGCGGGTATTGATGTGGTGTCGGTCTTTACTAAGGTGCGCCGTGCCTGTGGCCATGGTGGTGAGGAGACGCGCTCATGA
- a CDS encoding Ni/Fe hydrogenase subunit alpha, which translates to MSMETITIDHLYRVEGHGGITVAVNEEGIQSCQMSIFEGARFYELLLKGKLARDAPGIVCRVCSICSAGHTLASVMALESALGIHVSDTVQGFRTLLNLGQFIESHALHLFALAAPDYLGNASILQMASHFPEQVQKGLEIKRVGNLVQEVVGGRAIHPVNVIVGGLGRRPARQAMQTLLQDLQNALDLALSLRGFVASLQNPEMGLQPPILVALRASGARYGLTGTHLAASGHEDIPVAHFYQRVNEKVVRHSTAKQSTYAKKPFMVGALARMVHNGERLTGEAAQLREALLPAQPTTLHNNAAQFVELVWALEEAVALCEALQEGPALIPPMTTMGFEGEQMGLAALEVPRGTLYHLYGVNGEGVLTQADIITPTAQNLAHVERDFAHGVGYWLEQPQRQQEQLRLYLEMIARAYDPCISCSTHLVDLTVQV; encoded by the coding sequence ATGAGTATGGAAACCATTACCATTGATCATCTCTACCGGGTTGAGGGACATGGGGGTATTACGGTCGCGGTCAATGAGGAGGGGATTCAATCCTGCCAGATGAGCATCTTTGAAGGGGCGCGTTTTTACGAGCTGCTGCTCAAGGGTAAATTGGCGAGGGATGCCCCGGGTATCGTCTGTCGGGTCTGCTCAATCTGTTCGGCGGGTCACACTCTAGCCAGTGTCATGGCATTAGAGAGCGCCTTAGGGATTCATGTGAGTGACACGGTGCAGGGGTTTCGCACCCTGCTCAACCTGGGGCAGTTTATTGAGAGCCACGCCCTGCATCTGTTTGCTTTGGCCGCACCGGACTATCTGGGGAATGCTTCGATTTTGCAGATGGCGAGTCACTTTCCCGAACAGGTGCAGAAGGGGTTAGAGATTAAACGGGTTGGCAATCTGGTGCAGGAGGTGGTTGGCGGGCGGGCCATTCACCCGGTTAATGTGATTGTGGGCGGATTGGGGCGGCGTCCTGCTCGGCAGGCGATGCAGACGCTCTTGCAGGATTTGCAGAACGCCTTGGATTTGGCCCTCTCGTTGCGCGGCTTTGTGGCGTCGTTGCAAAATCCGGAGATGGGTTTGCAGCCGCCCATTCTGGTGGCATTACGGGCTAGTGGGGCGCGCTATGGGCTTACCGGTACCCATTTGGCCGCCAGCGGCCATGAGGATATTCCCGTGGCGCACTTTTACCAGCGGGTTAACGAAAAGGTGGTGCGTCACTCTACCGCCAAGCAGTCTACCTATGCCAAGAAGCCCTTTATGGTGGGGGCGTTGGCGCGGATGGTTCATAATGGTGAGCGATTAACGGGCGAGGCGGCACAACTGCGGGAGGCGCTGCTGCCTGCCCAACCGACGACGTTGCACAACAACGCGGCGCAGTTTGTGGAGTTGGTGTGGGCCTTGGAGGAGGCGGTTGCGCTGTGTGAAGCCTTGCAGGAGGGGCCTGCTTTGATCCCCCCCATGACCACCATGGGCTTTGAGGGTGAGCAGATGGGTTTGGCCGCGTTAGAGGTGCCCCGTGGCACCCTGTATCATCTCTATGGGGTCAATGGGGAGGGGGTGTTGACCCAGGCCGATATTATTACGCCCACGGCGCAGAACCTCGCCCATGTGGAGCGGGATTTTGCCCATGGGGTGGGATACTGGCTGGAGCAGCCCCAGCGCCAGCAGGAGCAGTTGCGTTTGTATTTGGAGATGATTGCCCGTGCCTATGACCCTTGTATCTCCTGTTCGACCCACTTGGTGGATTTAACGGTGCAGGTGTGA
- the hypD gene encoding hydrogenase formation protein HypD: MDQASMEQKLLALTRLQVSEPIKVMNLCGGFARFWAESDWHQSLSRVVHIMPGPGCPVCVCPEAEIRAAMHLAVREDVILAAFGDMLSVPISYGAAGYATLDGARQDGADVVAVANPHEAVELALRHPTREVVFFASGFETVSAPLAAQFLAGVPDNFSILNALRLSWPVVDTMLSQHERRPFKAIIAPGHVAAIVGSECWRFAVTQYGIPVSISGFSDRSFLASLDTVVRQVVSGKPQLDIQEPYRINPRGNLYALTCVNNVFDVQSVHWRGIGRVPDSGYALREAWHHRDARKRFHALATFQPEMGDMPNDCLCASIVMGKQSPHDCLRYAHDCQPDNPVGPCMASVDGACRIMWERQHSELLD, translated from the coding sequence ATGGACCAAGCAAGCATGGAACAGAAACTACTGGCCCTTACCCGTTTGCAGGTAAGTGAGCCTATTAAGGTGATGAATTTGTGTGGAGGATTTGCCCGGTTTTGGGCCGAGAGCGATTGGCATCAATCCCTTAGCCGAGTGGTGCATATCATGCCAGGGCCGGGCTGTCCGGTATGTGTCTGTCCCGAAGCTGAAATTCGCGCGGCCATGCATTTGGCGGTGCGTGAGGATGTGATCTTGGCGGCGTTTGGTGACATGCTGTCGGTACCCATCTCCTATGGGGCGGCGGGCTATGCCACCTTGGATGGTGCGCGGCAAGATGGCGCGGATGTGGTTGCTGTGGCCAATCCTCATGAGGCGGTCGAGCTGGCCTTACGTCACCCCACCCGTGAAGTGGTCTTTTTTGCCAGTGGTTTTGAGACGGTCTCGGCACCACTGGCGGCGCAGTTTCTGGCGGGTGTGCCGGATAATTTCTCGATTTTAAATGCGCTGCGTTTAAGTTGGCCGGTGGTGGATACCATGTTGTCGCAGCATGAGCGGCGCCCTTTTAAAGCCATTATTGCCCCGGGTCACGTGGCGGCCATTGTCGGTTCGGAGTGTTGGCGTTTTGCGGTGACCCAGTATGGCATTCCCGTTTCCATTAGTGGCTTTTCTGACCGTAGCTTTTTGGCTTCACTGGATACGGTGGTGCGCCAAGTTGTGTCGGGTAAACCCCAATTGGACATTCAAGAACCCTATCGTATTAACCCCCGTGGCAACCTCTATGCGCTCACCTGTGTTAATAATGTGTTTGATGTGCAGAGTGTGCATTGGCGGGGTATTGGTCGGGTGCCAGACTCGGGCTACGCCCTACGTGAAGCTTGGCACCATCGAGATGCCCGCAAACGTTTTCACGCCCTGGCAACCTTTCAGCCTGAGATGGGCGATATGCCCAACGACTGTCTTTGTGCCTCTATTGTTATGGGTAAGCAGAGCCCCCATGACTGCTTGCGTTATGCCCATGATTGCCAGCCGGATAATCCCGTGGGTCCCTGTATGGCCTCGGTGGATGGGGCTTGCCGCATCATGTGGGAACGCCAACATAGTGAGCTATTGGATTAG
- a CDS encoding NADH ubiquinone dehydrogenase produces MSKPLPGPTKKLRVGIYSFTGCAGDQLAILNDTTVLLGLAQRAEICSFIMASSQESDQEGRLDLAIVEGSICSEQERTALEKLRQRSDALMALGTCAVWGGLPAMNAKTIPIHTMKEQVYGDSTVFPGAREAEPLSRFVKVDYAVTGCPIEIDEFAQVVTAILNGVRPVQTDASVCSECRIAENRCLVQAERRVCCGPITLAGCKARCIQYGQPCYGCRGPVEDPAYVATARLFSDHGLNKGAVIEQIRRFTAPAWVENRLIPHYQDPQHMGLGQQPEGDAP; encoded by the coding sequence ATGAGCAAACCACTACCAGGACCCACTAAAAAATTGCGGGTGGGCATCTACTCCTTCACCGGGTGTGCGGGGGATCAGTTGGCCATTCTCAATGATACAACGGTGCTGTTGGGTTTGGCCCAGCGGGCGGAGATCTGCTCCTTTATTATGGCCAGCTCACAGGAGAGTGATCAGGAGGGGCGGCTGGATTTGGCCATTGTGGAGGGCTCAATCTGTTCGGAGCAAGAGCGCACTGCCCTCGAAAAATTACGGCAGCGCAGCGATGCTCTTATGGCGCTTGGGACCTGTGCGGTGTGGGGGGGGCTGCCCGCGATGAACGCCAAAACCATCCCCATCCATACCATGAAAGAGCAGGTTTATGGCGACAGTACGGTCTTTCCGGGTGCCCGTGAGGCTGAGCCGCTCTCTCGCTTTGTAAAAGTGGATTATGCGGTAACGGGGTGCCCCATTGAGATAGATGAGTTTGCCCAGGTTGTGACGGCCATCTTAAATGGGGTGCGGCCCGTGCAAACGGATGCTTCCGTCTGTTCGGAGTGTCGTATAGCAGAGAACCGTTGTCTGGTGCAGGCTGAGCGGCGGGTTTGCTGTGGTCCCATCACCTTGGCGGGGTGTAAGGCGCGTTGCATACAGTATGGTCAACCCTGTTATGGGTGTCGGGGGCCGGTGGAGGATCCCGCCTATGTGGCTACGGCGCGGCTCTTTAGTGATCATGGTCTGAATAAAGGGGCGGTGATTGAGCAGATCCGCCGATTTACCGCCCCGGCTTGGGTGGAGAATCGGTTGATTCCCCACTATCAAGATCCACAACATATGGGCCTGGGCCAGCAGCCTGAAGGGGATGCGCCATGA
- a CDS encoding hydrogenase maturation protease, whose translation MLDRPNAAQFPPPWGVVGLGNPLMGDDGVGPWLVAQLQQHNPQQWLRDLGTDLLGIANHTPYPATLLVVDAVRSGTMAVGQWRAYGDGEVAGVGGMRSAHQLSAPVALCLEQRRAPQAWQGVTLYWLLLEVAEIRMGPGFSPAVAAGGMDLLAWLQRGFAQQGAGGC comes from the coding sequence ATGCTGGATCGCCCGAATGCGGCTCAGTTTCCGCCACCGTGGGGGGTGGTGGGGTTGGGTAACCCCTTGATGGGCGATGATGGTGTGGGGCCGTGGTTGGTGGCCCAGTTACAGCAGCACAATCCCCAGCAATGGTTGCGGGATTTGGGAACGGATCTGCTGGGTATTGCCAACCATACGCCCTATCCGGCCACCCTGTTGGTGGTGGATGCGGTGCGCAGTGGCACGATGGCGGTGGGGCAGTGGCGGGCCTATGGGGATGGAGAAGTGGCCGGGGTAGGGGGCATGCGTTCGGCCCATCAACTGTCGGCCCCTGTGGCGCTTTGCTTAGAGCAGCGGCGTGCCCCTCAGGCGTGGCAGGGTGTCACGCTCTATTGGCTGCTGTTGGAAGTTGCTGAGATTCGCATGGGGCCGGGTTTTTCACCGGCGGTGGCGGCGGGGGGGATGGATTTGCTGGCTTGGTTGCAACGGGGCTTTGCCCAGCAGGGCGCGGGGGGGTGTTAA
- a CDS encoding class II glutamine amidotransferase produces MCELFAMSSRLAATINFSLEEFARHGGMQGPHKDGWGIAFYEEYDALILRAPEPASESQLVKYIEKNSFHSNLVLSHIRKATHGEVCLKNTHPFSREIGGRLHVFAHNGEFPGVRSHPDYKLNIFRAIGSTDSEHAFCLLMDCLTDVWLNPTPPSLEQRLSILVTFTQRMEHLSPDVQANFLYSDGEYLFVHGHVRRQASDGMIRAPGLYTLCRSCHPNSNKRPSPITGLRMQTFKHDGNRQYAALAASVPLTDESWEPLLRGEIVVMQDGKIIKRVPPPSL; encoded by the coding sequence ATGTGTGAACTGTTCGCCATGAGCAGCCGACTGGCCGCCACCATTAATTTTTCCTTGGAGGAGTTTGCTCGGCACGGTGGCATGCAAGGCCCACACAAAGATGGTTGGGGAATTGCCTTTTATGAGGAGTATGACGCCCTGATCTTACGGGCCCCAGAGCCTGCCTCTGAAAGCCAGTTGGTTAAATATATTGAAAAAAACTCCTTTCACAGCAATTTGGTGCTCTCCCATATCCGCAAAGCAACCCATGGCGAGGTGTGCCTCAAGAACACCCACCCTTTTAGCCGTGAAATCGGTGGGCGGCTGCATGTATTTGCCCATAATGGCGAATTCCCCGGCGTCCGCAGCCACCCTGACTACAAACTCAATATTTTCCGCGCCATTGGCAGTACCGACTCGGAACACGCCTTTTGCCTATTGATGGACTGTTTAACCGATGTTTGGCTCAATCCAACCCCACCCTCGCTTGAACAGCGCCTATCCATACTCGTTACATTCACCCAGCGCATGGAACACCTTTCGCCCGATGTGCAAGCCAATTTTCTCTATAGTGACGGTGAATATCTCTTTGTTCATGGACATGTGCGCCGCCAAGCCAGCGATGGCATGATCCGCGCACCCGGTCTCTATACCCTCTGTCGCAGCTGCCACCCCAACAGCAACAAGCGCCCCAGCCCCATCACCGGCCTACGTATGCAAACGTTTAAACACGACGGCAACCGCCAATATGCCGCGCTCGCCGCCAGCGTGCCCCTAACCGATGAATCATGGGAACCCTTACTGAGGGGGGAAATCGTGGTGATGCAAGATGGTAAAATCATTAAAAGGGTTCCACCGCCCTCCTTATAA
- a CDS encoding FAD/NAD(P)-binding protein, whose amino-acid sequence MNDPLQPLTALLVAREDLTADTALFQLALADGRGVGPNGMNHKPGQFVMLSVLGAGEAPFSICHAAAQVPILQLCIRRVGRVTERLFELSPGSKVGLRGPYGNGFPLQRMEDHDVLLVAGGLGMAPLRSVLQGVLANRPRYHRVMLAYGFRNPQEMLFGEELQGLAQSGAVELHLAVDQPQPGQAFSAMQGHVGQLVEGLTLEPARTTVALCGPPVMYQGTAEMLRNKGVWPQKTFMTFERRMACGVGQCGHCAIGYRYTCKDGPVFSAWEARGLREAWEQGA is encoded by the coding sequence ATGAACGATCCCCTTCAGCCTCTTACGGCGCTGCTGGTTGCGCGGGAAGATTTAACCGCCGATACCGCGCTGTTTCAATTGGCCTTGGCCGATGGCCGTGGCGTTGGTCCCAACGGTATGAACCATAAACCTGGGCAGTTTGTGATGCTCTCGGTATTGGGTGCGGGGGAGGCCCCTTTTTCTATTTGCCATGCCGCCGCCCAGGTGCCCATTTTACAGCTCTGCATTCGCCGGGTGGGGCGGGTGACGGAGCGGCTATTTGAGCTGTCGCCCGGTTCGAAAGTGGGGTTGCGTGGTCCTTATGGCAATGGCTTTCCCCTACAGCGCATGGAGGATCATGATGTGCTGCTGGTGGCTGGTGGGTTGGGTATGGCGCCCTTGCGCAGTGTGCTGCAAGGGGTGTTGGCCAATCGGCCGCGCTACCACAGGGTGATGCTGGCCTACGGTTTTCGCAATCCACAGGAGATGCTGTTTGGCGAGGAGTTGCAGGGGTTGGCGCAGAGCGGTGCAGTGGAACTGCATTTGGCGGTGGATCAGCCCCAGCCTGGGCAAGCCTTTAGCGCCATGCAAGGGCATGTGGGGCAGTTGGTGGAGGGGCTGACCCTAGAACCGGCACGGACCACGGTGGCACTGTGTGGCCCACCGGTGATGTATCAAGGCACCGCTGAGATGTTGCGCAACAAAGGGGTGTGGCCGCAAAAAACCTTTATGACCTTTGAACGGCGCATGGCGTGTGGGGTTGGTCAGTGCGGGCACTGTGCCATTGGTTATCGTTACACCTGTAAGGATGGGCCGGTGTTTAGTGCGTGGGAGGCCCGTGGCTTGCGTGAAGCGTGGGAACAGGGGGCGTGA